ccccaatccttccctctgttggtttccctctttccctctctccccaatccttccctctgttggtttccctctttctctctctccccaatccttccctctgttggtttccctctttccctctctccccaatccttccctctgttggtttccctctttccctctctccccaatccttccctctgttggtttccctctctccccaatccttccctctgttggtttccctctttccctctctccccaatccttccctctgttggtttccctctttccccaatccttccctctgttggtttccctctctccccaatccttccctctgttggtttccctctctccccaatccttccctctgttggtttccatctttctctctctccccaatccttccctctgttggtttccctctttccctctctccccaatccttccctctgttggtttccctctttctctccccaatccttcccccccccccccccccccacgacactccgggcgagtcctgcacttagttttgttttttttaagactcagaacgtgcgaacgatgcagccggcagcgattgaaagaggctgtctgggctggcgtctgcgtcggagcttccctcaccctctgcgagtcccgcctttgttgttacaacttcctgtttcgcgggactcgcagagggtgagggaagctccgacgcagacgccagcccagacagcctctttcaatcgctgccggctgcatcgttcacgcgttctgagtctttaaaaaaaaaaaaaactaagtgcaggactcgcctggagtgtcgcggggggggggggggggggcgggcaaaaaaaaggtgccggtacaccgtaccgttgcgtaccggcacaaaaaaagcactggttttgaggaggaaagaagatgtgtagtttcctattcagtgatttcagaaaaggaagaaaaggaggcaggggttggagggttgagagaatggactaagggaaggagaggtggaggtgatctggttgagaattcaagcttaatcttgtgaaccttatcattaaagtactcagccagagtctggggggaaagtgaagggggggggggggttggaggtgaaggcactttgaggagagttcagtgtggcaaagagacatcgaaggtttgagccaagagaatgtcAACTGGATGtgatagtcctgtttggcaaataaaagagcagagtggaaggaggtcagcaagaatttgaaatgtatgaagtcagcatgggcatgggatttcagccaaaggcgttcggcaaagcgggcacaggaatgtaggtagcggattctagaggtcagccaaggctggggtttggtatgttttacagaacagggaatgggaggagcgagagtatccagagcagagaatagtattataggaagagacagcctcattgacagacttggataacatagtggtagagaagagatttgaaacactggaggacagagtagaagggtcaatagcctgaagattcctaaatgttgtgaagagcaaagaaactacaagctccagaaggcagtgcagcaccagagagattcagaaccaagactcctcattctcccctccttccacctcctccagttccattctctcctccccttcctcttggtctaggggctcctcccttcccccatgtgattccatctcccaatcacaccccggctcctccctctcttgcatagaatcttctcccttcacctgctccctctgctgttgctgcactgccttctggaccttgtagtttcttagttcctggtttctctgacgttgccctgccttctgggctttgtagttccttggttctgaatctctctggtgctgcactgccttctggggcttgtagtttctttgctcttcacaatgTATTGGtcaagattggacgggactggggaggagggtgtttaagtacgaaagttatcagatgatggtcagagaggggaagagttgaggcacagaaactggaaagtgagcagtttgagaagaggataagatcaagacagtggccattctggtgagtgggggcagtggagcacagttgaagattgaaataggatgttaaagcgagaaactgagaagcataagagtcagagggatcattaacatgaatgttaaaatccccaagaatgagggaaggagatgaaggttcaagaaagaaggaaagccaggcatcaaagtcagtgagaaaggaagaaagggacttatcagggggtcgataaatgactgctactcggagagacagaggagcaaatagacggatggagtggacttcgaaggaagaaaaacagtgagactgaggtggaagaagaggttgaaatctacaagagggtgaaagtagtagcccaacaccacctccacGGCTAAcggggcgaggagtatgggagaaaagataacctccatggcatagtgccgcgactgaagcagagtcttcagggtaaagccaagtttcagttagggcaagcagatggagagtattaGAGATAAAgcggtcatggatgtaggaaagtttgttacagacagagcgggcattccacagagcgcaaaaggcaaggaagaaggggagaggagaggaacagaaattagattggagatatcacggtgacCTGCACatataggatgagagctgatgtggaggaccaggattgggattaatgtccccagtggagagcaggagaaggagcaagagagtatggagaagagtaggagaggtatgacaacagcgacgaaggtgagatgtactcagatggaaaggagatggatgaatggaaggaaggaaatgttgaaggttgagagctgagaaaaaggaagaggaaaaaagagatggagagatgatgaattcagagggtggacaatgtgttcctgcagtgtacagtggtttcagatggagaaacagattaggaagggacagtaccaagaaaaagtgtactggagccataagtagtaactgggagaaaaataattgtaaagagaaaatgccccaggcgcgcggcacctagtgCGGATGTCCTGAGTGgatctgggagtcaccccagagaaggctgtaaaggatatgcagatgagctgcaagtcttccacagcacctgaaaggcagctggtggtagagctgggcacctctcagccgaggaaaggcttaccaggggttaggccgaagccagcattcctctccCTGAGGGTTGCCTGCTAGACTTTGTCCTGAATTCATTTGTAGCAGATTCAGAGTTGATTTCTAAAGTGGCAGTTGACTGTGGGCTGGCAGACATTTTGAACTGTAGATCACTGAACTTCAACAAAACATTGAACTCGAGTAGCACCATAGAATTTGTGAAAGCTTCTGTGATTGTTGGAGGACTGTACCTAACCATCCTGTCGTGTGTAATGATCACAGGGAAAATGTCTTCATTTTCTAGCTCCACTTATCTGTGTGAACAGACTTTTTCAACTATGAACATTTTGAAGTAAAAAAATGAGGAACAGACTAACTGCAATCAGGCCCCTAAATCTGCAAGACAAATTATGAACCACAGTTTTCTATGCTGGTGAACAATATGCAAACACAGATATCTCATTAATGATATCTAAAGTGAGTTACTTAGGAGTCTCATTTATGGGTTTTGCAACTGTTAATAAGCCAAAATaaagtaagaattttaaaaatatgtatccTTATAGAATCACaattagtatttaaaattacATGTGGTGACTCAAGTGTACATTAGTAGACAGAGTGAATGAGGCGTATTTTAATTGTTACTGTGTTGACCCTCTGATGGCCTGactaaaaggtggtatatcaaataaactgaacTGGACTGGTGGTGCTGCAGCTGGAATCACCAGTCTGAGCCCTTCTGTTGGCTAAATAGCTTGCAACAGCATAGGGTAAGAGGGAGCAGCAGTAGCAGTCAGCAATCCGAGCCCTTCCAGTGCCCAAGTACTCTGGTTGCCAAAGCAACCACGCAAGCGTGTCTTAGAGTGGGAAGATTGGAAGAGGAGGGGCTAGGAGGGGGCCCTCCTTgcgatgcagcagcagcagcagcttcttTCCCATTTTACTGCCTCTGGTGAGTAGACATAgattggagggcagggggggatcCTGAGACTGGTTATTTGTAATATAGGATTGctagcttcggggggggggggggtgttccagaGGGAGCGGAGATCTGCCGCTCTTCCTGTATTATTCAGGGTGTGGGGGCCATTTTCAATCATCTTCACAGCACAGTGGGCATTTGTCGCAGACCTGGGAAAGCTGGGAGCTGAAAATTCCCTAAGCAGTGCTGAGCGGGTGGAGACTGATGTGAGGCAATTTACAAAGGTAGCACCAGTGCCAGCAGCACAATTGATGTATCAGTCTGCAGCTCCCCTGCCAGAGcttatgttttggttttgtttaccTGCTCTACCTATGCCCCACTCTGTGACATCAGTCACAGACAGACAAAAATCAAAAACAGAAGCAGTTTTTTttccataaaatgtattatatcaCATTCAAAAATactaagcaaaacaaaaatccagAAAATAACTAAGCTGGTACTCACCAGCATATATTTAAACCGCTTTGGTAGTACCCACAAatgaggtatatcaaatccatgacccattACTACCCCAAAATATGACAAGCAAAACAGAATGCATTTTCAGTAACACTGTACTTCAGGGAGAGCTGAAATAATCATGGCCCACAGGGATCCCTCTTTCAGGTCGTATTGTTTCAGGTCACTTGCAAGCCCACAGGCAtggttttttgtttatttgttttttatacAGCCCACAGCAGTAACATTACTTTTATCATCCCACAGgaataggtgacatctgcaggctGCTGCAAAAATGTCATCACcgttacatgtttttttttttacttttttctcatATTCCACATAACTGGACCTATGAGAACTCACACCATCACCAGAGTAGTCTGCCATTTAGGTACGTACCATCAGTGTGGGTCTTGAGCCAAAAAGGTTGCCCCCCACCCAAGCACTCCAGCCAGGGATAACGTTTATAGCAAGCTGAGAAGTAAAACTGAAATGTTTCCACAACTTAGAATATTTTTCACAATAGATTAatcaaatctctcttatttgctgTTATACAATGAACTTTTGTACATGAATacctaatcctctctgtctccatacctttaactatgtatttctcttttccggaattggtactcaccattacggaacaatgtaagccacattaagcctgcaaataggtgggaaaatgtgggctacaaataaatattttgattttttcagaAATTCCTTTGCTACACTAAGAAATGTTACTTAGACTAGTAAATTTCACTTTGCATAGACACTACTTCCAGCTACTGGCAGGCTTTGCTCTGGACAACCTTCTATTCTGACAAACAGCTAGCTATGATCAAGACCCTTgactacgtctagtagcgctatagaaatgataagtagtagaagctTTGGTGGGCAATGCAATATTCTACGAACTGAGTAGACCAATAAGTCTCAGCACACCTAATAATTTTTTTACTATTTTGTGGCACACCATTATCTTCCTTACTGGCATCAccatctcttcttccctcctaccccctaGTATTGccactttctctcccccccccccccctccccgccaccccATATCCTTCTGGCATCACCACCATCCCTTCCCTCATCCCATAGACATCATCAgcttcctccctccactccctggCATCACTTTCTCATCCCTCCTCCTTGCACAAGATTGCCTCCAACCAGCAGAAGGAATTGAGCAAACAGCACTTAGCTGCTGCTAATGCCTCCTCCTCTGTCACCATCCTTCAAAAGTTGTAACTGTGTGGCACACCTAGTTTCCTGAGACTTTCCAACCTGACAAAGTTCTGGAGGCAGATGTGCTGTTTCCTCCTACCGATTGGAAAAGACAGCACAGaggacagttgtggggagtgggctgtgacctgtctctctctcctcaggcTTCAAAATTAACAGCACACCTCTGGACTAGACCAGGAGGTCATTTAGGGTAGCAGATAGCAGCTGTAGTCACTAGGTCCCTGACAtgtaaacaaacacacaaaaaacattGGTAAACTTGTGTTCAGGTGATATGTCTTCAGATACTTATTCTGCCACATTCCTGTTGAACAATTAAATCCAAAAATGTAAGATGTCTTGACTATACTGCCTTGTACATTTCCTTAACTGTGTTCAGTGCATAAAATCTTGCAGTTCCTCAAGTGAAGCTGATCAAAAAAAAGTCATCCAAAAATCTTTGCCAAAAACCAAAGTTTCCAAATTCTGCAGTGAAAGTAAACATATTATtttataaaatccccccccccccccccagagggcaAAATCCAAAGCCATTTCCAGATAAAACAGTATTTTACTCAGAGAATTGGGATCATAAATATTGCCCTCTCCCCTTagtgtggagggagagggagggcacaGCACAGGTAGTTTTAGCTGTAGTGAAAAAAAATAGGTACAGGGTTAGATTGGGGGAGGGACGGTGCACCCAGGCTTTCATTTTGAAAACCCAGTGCGTATTTTGTACAGGCACATTTACACAAATGAATGCAAGCATGTGCAGGAGTTGAGGCCCAATTCCTGTAGTTGGCTCATTTTTCTTTGCAAACAAACTTACAGTCCCATAATTCATTGGTTAAAGAATAAATCAATGCGGCCACGGGATTCATTCACATAAATCCAATTATAATGATTTAATTCCACAAAGTATGGTTGCAATAAAAGATGGGGTTACACTTGCTTAGATTTTAGTCAAATGGTAAATATTCCTAGAGCAGCTGACCCACATTATAGGTAATTGCTTGATTTTGATTAGAATTCTTTTTGTCTGTGTCATAGAACAATGACCTCACTCCTGCTTCAGGTGGCCTGCAGTCTCGGTGGCTGGTTCGCTTTGTATGCCTCATTCTGCCAGCTTAATAAACATCACAGTTATGAGTGGAACTGCCGACTAGTCACTGTCATCCATGGGGTTATCATCATCTCCTTTACAGCATATGTTGGATTCATTGATGGCCCATGGCCTTTCACCCATCCAGGTGTGTTTCAGAAAACATTTCCTGATGACTTTAAACATCCTCTTGTTATTCAGCTCTCTCTTTTTCCATATATTAGTTTACTTGTCACCAGCATGTAAGGGAAGGAATTGATCTTATGGCAAATAAATGATTCACAATGACAATTTACCGTAATTTTCTAGAATATCTAGGaaagtttatttattgcatttgtatcccacattttccacctttttgcagactcaatgtggcttacactgaaTTATTAGTAGGTGGTAGGTTAGGAGATGACAATTATTGTTACATAAAGAGTATGACAATTTTTGTTACATAAAGAGTATCATAATCGAGGTTTAACAAGTGGATATAAGTAGAAAATAATACTAATAATAGGTACAGGTGGAGGTGCCATAGAAAATAACTTATTCGAAATTCAGACCAGCAGATATAGGCAAAAAGCATAGCTGATGATAGGTAAATAATGATAAAGGTAGGGTGGAGATGCCGTGGAATATAACGTGTTCGAGGATTAAACAAGCGAGTATAGGCAAAGAGCATTGCTGATGATAGgtaaggttgcgatgtattacattgATAGTTGCTgatcttattggtatgccttattgaataggtaggtcttcagggatttgcggaagttagttaattcataagtAGTGTTTAAGTTGctcggcagtgtgttccataactgtgtactcaggtaagagaagtttgacgcatgcaagTTAGAAGTATAAATGACTTCTATATATAGTGAAGAGACCTAGATCTTCTGGAAAATTCCCAGCCACCATTAACATCTTTCCTTTAGGAACTCATATCCAAAAAAGGAGCAAAATCACATTTTTAGATGAATTCAGTATCTTACTGGATGTCACAATCACTTTGTTGCTGCCGCAGAGTGGGCTTATCCTCTCCTTCTAATGAATTATTTGGTTTCTTCTCTACGTAGGCTCTCCAAATACTGCTCTTCAGGTACAAGTGCTTTGTCTGAGTCTGGGTTACTTCATCTTCGATCTTTGCTGGTGTGTGTATTTTCAGACAGAAAAAGCCCTGATGCTGGTTCATCACATTTTGAGCATTTTGGGGATCAATATGGTGTTGGTCTTGGGAGAATCCGGTGCAGAGGTTAATGCTGTTATCTTTGGCAGTGAAATTACCAACCCATTACTGCAAGCTCGCTGGTTTCTAAGACAAAGAGGGAACTATGACAGCTTCACAGGAGATGTGGTGGACTTCCTATTTGTGGTTCTCTTCACTGGAGTGCGCATTGGTGTAGGGGCATGGCTTCTTTTCTGTGAACTCCTCTCTGTAAAGCCTAGATGGTACGTTAAGCTCGGAGGTGTGGCTATGTACATGGTCTCCTGGGGTTTTATGATCAGCATTTGGCGTTTTGCTTGGAAAAAAAGTGCAAAGAAATACCAGTCTTGGAGGAACCAAAGGGCTGTAGACCCACATTTAACTAATGGACATTTCAAAATGCAGTAAATAAGGCTTTGGTGAACATATTGTACATGATGGCATGCTACTAGGCTACAGTTTATGAGCAATAAGAGGCTCAGATCAAATATACTGTAGCCCAGGTAAGATGCAGAGTCTTACAAAAACTGTCTAAAACAGAAACAACCCAATGGATCCCGACCACAAAGGGACAAGGTGCTACCTTCTGGTGCATGCAAACATGAGGAAAAGACTTGAATAAGCTCTTTTATAAACTGGACAAAGCTCAAACTTTGGGAGCACAGAATAGTTACCAGCGTGTGAACAAATTTCAGGAATGACATGTCAAAGAAGTGACCAACTAGCAAGTGTGTAATGAATTCTCCCAAAAATAAGTGGTTTTAAAAATTCTAACATACTGAACTATGAATCAATTATATCTACATCACATTTATATTGATTGCAAAAGAACATTAGGTACTGATTATAGCCTTCAGAAATGTCAGTGGCAAATGTTTACTTTTGTCCCAAGACTTTGATATCAGGGACCAGTACTATAATCATTATGCCATTCCTCCTATAAATTCCATTCTATGAATGCAGTTTGGGGAACTATAAGAGGATGAAGTTCTTACTAATTTTTCCCCTAGGTCTCCTTACACAACTTGAAAAGTTGAGAGTCTGTAAAAGTGatataaaagattttttaaataaacactGGGAAAATGTGCCAAATCAATCAGCTTTCTACTTGAAGGACTTGGGAAAGAATTTAGGACACTGTCAGAACTGTTAGAATATTCATTAGGCTATGCTCCAAAATTTTCTTTATTACTAAACTCTAAGAAATCTATGTGAACATACAAGTGATGAGTTATCTGGTGTGTTATAGCACATGCTGCACCATGTCAATTAAGTAGTTACAGATGGAAGACACCATCCGCCTAAATCTACAATCTATCAAGCAAAAGTGCACATCCAATTAGGGGCATTAAGGTGCAATGAATGCCATTAAATACTACATGGTACCTATATTTGCAATTATGTACATAACTgaacttaggcactattctataaggtaacaTCTAAATGCTATACTGCGTAACTACAAGGGGGCTGCATATgagtggggcatgggcaggccataGATGGGTCATACTCTTACACACAAAAGGCCCCTTTtataagcggcagtaagcccaacacaagcttaccgctcgctaaagaggaagtaccaccgggctactgtagcagccctggtacttcccactcctagtgtggagtcatatccagcactaaaagaatatatttatttttgtagcaccagggtGTACCCATCTGTAAGCGGGCAGTAGGAGCCCCtatctccacctcaatgggtggcagtaaggcccccccccccttgaaatggcGGCGTGGCAAGTGGGAAGAAGTGAGAATCAGAAGTCGATGGGTAATCAgaaagtgacaaagcagtataatgatTTACAATAGGAAAAACAAATAAGCAAAAGTGCCCCAACAGATAAACAGAATGAGCAAAAGAGCAGAGACAACCCAAAGAGGGACACCAACCACAGAGTTCCAGAGCAAATGCTTTATTCAGTTCCAGTGGTGACTGTTATCAGAGATGTAAGACCCAAAGTAGccacatggaggagtagcctaatggttagtgcagctggcttttatcctggtaacctgggttcaagtcccactgcagctccttgtgaccttgggcaagtcacttaaccagggccacagagggggggggcaggggggacaaaattccccgggcagaaacaggaagtgacgagggcgggacacagtgagggaaggcccgaagggaggtgatctgccgccttcacatggaggtgaggcgctacCAATTGAATGCAGAGGGCCTGGTCACAGTGGCAGACGGAAGGGGGCTATCGGACCCGAGGGCAGGCAGGAGATaccagggactgcagcaccggcggcctgggagcaggagagtgagGCGACAGTGGTTGGGATTGGGGCTCCATATAGAAACTTCAACTGTAGAGAGAGGCAAACTGAAGGAAGTAGATGCTCAACAACCAATCTCTCCCTTCATTTCCCACTCTCCTATCCTACTGAAACACATCAATGACCAGTACCAGATCACTTCCTATATATCACAGGTTGGCCAAGTAGATTACCTCAGAAGTAATGAGGTACAGGTATTTCATATTTAAGTTATTAACTCTGCTCAGATTTTAACTTTCATTCATGCATGTGCTTATATCTCCAATAAGCTTTACCAGTACTTTAAAATATAAGAAACTCTTCTAAATGAAGTTTTATAACTTTTATTGTCTctaagaacagtaaaaaaaaaaaaagtttatacatTTCTATACTTACTAAAGTATAAATCAATACATGTATCACAAGAGTAATACTGTCAACTTCTTACTACAGTTCTTGTTTTAAAGTTTCACAATTAATTTTCAAAGTAATGAactagattagaaactggttgatgaAAAAcaagagggtggtagtgaatagaattcactcagaggaaagaaagcaAGCTGTAATGTTTCAAGTGCCAGTACTGGGGGCCTTTTTATAGACAACCTTTTTATAGACAacaaagatttccaacagagtggacacatgGGTGTGAGTGTTGCGTGATGCACATAggatgtagaaacccaaaagagctgTTCTTTGCTGCATGCTTAATTAAAATCCACTGAGGAGCCTAGACTTAAAACTTCTTCCCTATGAAACTCCTACGTTGCCAGGGTCTCCTAAGTCGCTTCCTTCCCCAACTTTTCATCCCGTTTGCGCTTTTGTGCGCGCGCAATATTTCTGAGGTTCAGCTAGGCTCCTGATTTGGGTCTACTGAtgctacccgggggggggggggggggggggggggggggggggaagcttccCGAACGCAGCTCACATTGCCAGATTGCGCCCGTTCACCTTACTTCAGGACTTGCAGCAAAGAGCGAAGGCCTTACACTGGCGCCATCCTTTGCTAACCAGCACAAAACATGCTGCCTCGCTCCCACGGGCTCCAGTCTCTCTCCTCTTACCCCCATAACACTGTCTATAATAACAAACCTTCTTAGTCTGTAACCAGACCCGCAGCTTACCGACACTGTTGCCTACCTCTTCCTGCCTTAGGCTGAATACCGTAGCTCCTCACACTCCTACCAATTTAAACAGTTAAGTTAAACTTTCCACTCTTTCAAGCTATCTTTAAACTTGTCTTTTGAAGGCGCTAACCCCAACCGCCCAGACCCGGAAACGTCCTCTACCGCGCGACGCGTCCAACGCCTGTCTAGCTTCCTTCTAACGTAACTTCCCCAGCCGCGTCCTGCcctctctgacgcaacttcctcttTCCGGCGAGGCGGGACGCGACAGAGGGAAAGTTCCGGGGCCGTCGCAGGCAACCTGTATGAATTGTTGCTGCTACTGCCGGCGACGTCAAAGGCAAGTTTGACGGCAGGACAGGGGTGGTTGAGGTCTGAGAAGGGGAGAGGTGCCGGCCCTTGTACGGGGAGGGAAGTAGAAGGAGCGACTctaggcggtgggggcgggcacCTGGGTCCTTGAAGAGGTGTGCGCGACATCTCTGGGAAATTGAGTGGTCTACGGAGAGCAGTCTGAGGAGCACCTGCACCCTCTAAAGTTATCAGGTAAAACAACAGTAATAATAATTAAAGACCACTTTCCGTATTTAACATTAACAATGTAGCT
The sequence above is a segment of the Microcaecilia unicolor chromosome 12, aMicUni1.1, whole genome shotgun sequence genome. Coding sequences within it:
- the TLCD5 gene encoding transmembrane protein 136, producing MTSLLLQVACSLGGWFALYASFCQLNKHHSYEWNCRLVTVIHGVIIISFTAYVGFIDGPWPFTHPGSPNTALQVQVLCLSLGYFIFDLCWCVYFQTEKALMLVHHILSILGINMVLVLGESGAEVNAVIFGSEITNPLLQARWFLRQRGNYDSFTGDVVDFLFVVLFTGVRIGVGAWLLFCELLSVKPRWYVKLGGVAMYMVSWGFMISIWRFAWKKSAKKYQSWRNQRAVDPHLTNGHFKMQ